In the Carboxydothermus hydrogenoformans Z-2901 genome, ATTTAGTTCCTCTACTACCCTGCCCAATTCCGTTATATTCGCTCCCACTTCTTCCACCATAGCGGTGGTTTCCTCAACGAATGAAGACGTTTCCACCGCTGTGTTCGCTAAATGGGTAGCCATATTTTGCATTTGCCCGGTTCTCTCACTGATTATTTCCGCTCCATGCCTTAATTCTTTGGCTTTTTCCGAAAATTCCCGGTAGTTTTCGGCGGTTTGTCTGACCACTTCCCCGGCCTTGCTGGCGTCTTTGCCAACCTCCTGCAACTGCCGGTGTATGTTTAAAAGTTCCTCCTTTATCTCATTTGCCTTGTTTCTTGTACTGTCGGCCAGTTTCTTGACTTCCTGCGCCACCACCGCAAACCCCCTGCCGGCTTCTCCGGCTCTCGCCGCTTCAATGGCAGCGTTTAGCGATAGCAGGTTGGTTTGCTCGGCTATTTCGGTAATGAATTCGGCCACTTCCATTAAAGCGTTGCTGGTTTGAGCCGCTCTGTTCACCTTGGTTATGAGTTCTTCGATCCTCTTAACGGTTTCCTCGCTGGTTTGCCGCCCCTCTTCGGATTTTTTCTGAATATAGCCTGTTTCTTTAACCGCCTGATTGATTAATACCGCCAGATTCTCGGCGGTTTCTTTCAACTGTTCGGCAATGCTGGTTACGTTGTTAACCAGTTCCGCTTCCCGGATTACTCCGGTGTTGATTTGTTCCACCGCCCCCAGTATGCCTTCCATACTGCTGTTAAGTTTCTGGGTTTCCTGCTGCATTAACGATAATATGCTTTTATTTCTGCTAATCATGGTGTTGTAA is a window encoding:
- a CDS encoding methyl-accepting chemotaxis protein, which gives rise to MTRITNIRDIYLSLKTKYFIAFGSIFAIIFVGIAFGYVIFFGLVNAVNQFGSHGNLAVLHGAAKKATHNVLLLMVAMFIPMLGALIFFSRQIIKDLFEPIKRLTKYCDVISSGDLTADAFQRKAMFGRDELDDLVKAYNTMISRNKSILSLMQQETQKLNSSMEGILGAVEQINTGVIREAELVNNVTSIAEQLKETAENLAVLINQAVKETGYIQKKSEEGRQTSEETVKRIEELITKVNRAAQTSNALMEVAEFITEIAEQTNLLSLNAAIEAARAGEAGRGFAVVAQEVKKLADSTRNKANEIKEELLNIHRQLQEVGKDASKAGEVVRQTAENYREFSEKAKELRHGAEIISERTGQMQNMATHLANTAVETSSFVEETTAMVEEVGANITELGRVVEELNQEIGKYKL